AGATGGGTGGTGGTAGGACAGCGGGGATTGCTGGGTATCAGGGCCTCGGTGTCGAGTACCGCAGACCAGTACCAACTGCTTCCGGATGGGCGACTGCTGATTTGATGTTTAACTCCAATATATTGCAATTATGGAAAAGACAAAAATGAAAGATCTTGAAGGCCTGAACGTAGGTGCGAACACCTATGTCGTGGGCTATGACACAAAGGCTGGGAAGACCGGCCTGATTGCCGTGTCGCAAATCAGCGGCAACCTCCCATGGTTCGGCCGCAAGTGGGCTAAGGGTAACTCGTCGCCCGTCGGCTCACCCGTCGGTGACTTCGACCTGGGACAGACTCTGGCCAAGCAACTGGGACTGGGTGGCTACCTCGTTACAGATGCCCACCAGCGCACGAAACTGTCACCAACGAACCACAACCTGCTCGAGAGCGGTGGTGCTGCCGACCTCACGGGTGGTGCCGGACACTACCAATGGGGCTGGAACGTGCCGTTCTACTACCAGGTCTATGACGACGACCACTATTTCTACGAGACGGTGTCGCTCGGTGGCCCGCGTCCGGGCTTCTGGAACTACTACATTCCTATCGGTAGCCGTTCCTGTGCCGGCTATGCTGCCATGGACCGCACCAACTCCAAACTGATGAGCGTAGTCAACGAGACGGCGCAGTTCCGCGGCGGCAACAACGACGCTTCGCTCGATGCTGCCTTCAACTCGCAGTTGTGCATGCCGGCCACGAACATGGCCATCACTGCCTTCCGCACGGCAGCGCGTAAGAACGGCACGCTGTGGTTTGCCAACGAGCGCGTCATGCAGTATATAACCGCTGCCCTAAAGCGCATCATCTTCGGCAACCGCAACATTCAGGCTGCGTTCAATGACACGCTGGATGCTAACGGACTGCGACAGGGTGGTACAGGATCAGGCATCGATATGCCTACTGCTTGGGAAAGCGCGTGGAAGTATTACCCCTACGTCAAATTGAACGTTGGCATTGACCAGGGCGACTTCACTGGCATCCTCAGCACAACAATCAACGACAATGGAACACAGAAGACCATTGGCAACATTCCTTCATTCTACGGACTGAAGAATGATTACAAGTATCTCACAGCAATGAGCGAGAACATGTTGCTTCAGTGCAATCCGGACAAATCGCAGACGCTCTATGTAAGCGACAACATTGACGGCTCACAGATGAACCTTTCAAGCGTCGCAGGTCTGACACAGATTGGCAAAGGGCCGGTCGCTTCATCTGCCGGATGGCTGCACGCGAAGGAATACACGCTGAAGAACCTGGCATTCTTCCCGAAGGAAGAGCTGGGCGGCAGCTCCAGCACATTCTACTGCGACGGCTATTACAATCCAGCCGCCACAAGCGGTTTGCGTGGTGCCGTATTGCTGGGCGATGCTAGCAGTGCTGGCAATGCGGGCTCGTTGTACCTCGGTGGTAGCCATGCCCCCTCGGGTGCCACTGCGGACTGGGCCGCGTTCCTCTGCGAATACGCAGAGGCGTTCACGACGCAACCAGTGTGGTGCGTGGAAAACTGAGCAGGCAAAGGGGGCGCAGCAAGCGCGGAGCGCAAAGAACACCAGCGCGATAGCGCCCCCGCCCGATAGGGCGGTCGATACCGCGAAGCCGGTCGATTAAAAAAAACAGGCAATAATTATTAAATTAATGATTAAATTCGCTCTTTGACTTGCTGAAACAAAATAAATGTAGTACCTTTGCACTCGCTTTCCAAAGCGAAAGCCGGTAGAACTCTCAAGCGCGGTTTGCGTGGTGCCAAATTGCTGGGCAATGCTAACAATGCTGACAATGCGGGCTCGTTGTACCTCAATGGTAACAATGCCCCCTCGGATGCCAATGCGAACTGGGCCGCGTTCCTCAACAAAGCCGAATATCCTGTATAAGGGAGTGAGCCGGACCCAATGGTCGAACATAGCTGAGATGATAGCGAGCCTCGTAGCCCCATGGGCGAGCGACATACCTGTCGGGAGGTATTTGCAGACTCCCACCAGAAACACACAAGACACCGCCAAGATCCCGCCAAGACACCTTATTTTGTAACCGCAAAGAACCCGTCCTATGCGTAGAATACGCGACAATGGGGAGAATGAGTCATTGGCCAATGCTTACAAGGCCTACGACAATTACTCCGACCAGAAGCATTCCCGTGACTACGTTCAGGCCTTCGATGCCGACCTGCAGCACAACCTCGAAGAGATTGTGAAACAGATTGCCGATGAATCCTGGCAGCCGAAAGGCTACAAGAAGAAGATCATCTTTGAGAGGAAACAAAGGCAACTGGCTAAGGCTCCCATCGAAGACCACGTGCTCGAGAGTGCGACAATACTGCCATACGAGAAAGCCATCTATGACTACTCGACGTGGAGAGCTCCAGCAGTAAAGCCTGGATTGGGGACACACGGCCTGTTTAGATTCCTTCGTAATGATTTGTACGCTCATACGCAGGAAGAAATGAGGTACTTTGTTCCCATCGATGCGCACCACTATTTTCCCTTGATGGACCACGCCATCCTGAAAGAAGAACTTGCAAGGTTGATAAAACCTGGCAAACTGCTTACTTTTTGTTATAAGGTGGTTGACAGCTATATCCAGGGAATCCCGCTTGGCATCAAAATAGCACAGCTCTTCGGACAGATTTATCTGGCGCGTTTCGACCGTCTGGCCATGCGTTTTTTTGACATTGGGAAAGATCCCGACAAGCTGGCGTACTGGACCCAAAGATATGTTACAGACAGAATTTGTACGGCAACGGAAGCTGATTACAAAGAACTCTGTCTAGGGCCAGGCTACCTATCACGAAAATTCCAGAATTATGTTGAAGACGGGGTGAGACATTACTTCCGGTTCGTCGATAATATCCTTTTCATACATGCCGATAAAACAGCTTTGCACATCATACTCGAACTGGCCATCATGCACCTGTCTCGCGACTGGCACGTGACAGTCAACAGAGACTATAACGTGAGGCAAGGATGGGAGGGCATCCGCATATGTGGAAACGTTTTCTTCCACGAGAAGGTGTCTACCAGCAAGCGCAACAAGAAAGAATTGGCAAAAAGGGTGTGCCGACTGAGGAAGAAGGGCTTTGACGAAGAGCAGATAAGGGTGAAACTGGCTTCTCGCTTCGGATATGTGAAACACGCAAACAGTATTCATTTATTTAAGACATTAGGTATGGAAAAATCCCTTGGTAAGATCATCAAGAACCGCCGTGTCAGACCACCGTTCCCAGGCATGACCGGCAACCAGAAAGTCAAATTCTCTTCCATTGTTAACATAAGTGAAAATGGGGGGGGGGTAAAATTAAAATTTTGCTAATTGACTACAAGGTAATGGACTCCAAAATCGACAAAGACACCGTTTTAGTACAGGTGGAGAACTCGGAGGGTGGACAGCAGATGGTAGAGAAAAGCAAACCGAACAAAGCCCTGGCGATACGCTTCAAGCGCATACTCAGGACTTCTGAGGTAGGTGGTGAGGAGATATACACCTTCGAGAAGAAGAAAGACGATGAAGGCAATCCTACAACGGAGGATGCCGAGTTCTACAGCTTTACAGGGTCGAAGATTCTCATCGACCAGGCCATCAATGATTTTACGATTGAAGACCTTCCATGTCCTACTGTCGTTCAGCAGTACAAGGCGAAGAACGGTCAGACATTCGTAAAATTCACATAATATGAACAGAACAGTCTATCAGGAGCGTCGCACGTATCAGAGATACGATGAAACGCACATCATCGGTTACCTCAATGAAGAGGAACTGGAGAACTACATCCCCAGTGACAACACTGGCAGTGAGGATGACGAGGAGCCGGAGCCGTGGCCCAAAGCCTACGCCTATACCGGCAGCGAGACCGACGGCGGCACCGTCATGGAGTGCTGCCGTCAGGATGACTACGGCGAGATTGCCAACGCCATCATCCGCACGCGCTATACGGAGAGTCAGGAACTGGCTATCCAGCGCCATGCCCTCAATGGCGATTACGAAGAGGCACCGCAGGAGTACGAACAGTACAACGCCTGGTGCCAGTATGCCGTGCAGACTGCCAAGATGTGGATAGCAGCACGTAACTAAGCAGATTCAAACCTGCCTAAAATATAAGCCTCGGTCGACGAATCGGCCGGGGCTTCTGTATTTTCACACCTGCGCTCCTGTGCGTACCTTTGCTGAAAACTTCAAAGTTACGCATTATGAAACAGAATACAAAGGACTGGATTCACTATGTGTCGGCCATCGTACTGATAGCGAGTGCCGTCACGCTGGCCTTCCTCTCGTTCCTGCTCACCAGGGACATCGGTGCCGGACCGCTGACCTACATCGGCGAGGCTCTTTCGGCTGCGCTGGGCATCTTCGGGTTCGGCATCTACATCGTCAACAAAATGGGGGATTTCAAGACGGAAATCCGCAATGAACTCTCCAGGATAAAAGACGAGGAAAGGAGGGGGAGAGATGGACAAGAATAGCGTGGTCACCATCTTAGGCACACCACACCGTCTGCGTGAGGCCGTCAAACAGTCGCCCGACGGCAGGCTGCACGAGTGCATCTATGGCCGAGAGATCGTAAAGGAGATAGCGGTAAAGCTGCAGGCGATGGGCTACCACGTCATGATTGACTTCGAACCACTAGACCTGCCACGCAACATGCAGTCGCAGAGTCCGAAGGTGGAGCGGCAGCGCGAGCTGGCGCTGCGCGTGAACTTCGTCAATGAGGTGTGCAGACAGGAGGGAGCGAAGAACGTTGTCTATGTCAGCATTCATGTCGATGCTTCGGGCGATGACGGGAAATGGCACGACCCCAACGGGTGGAGCGTGCGCGTCTCGACGAATGCTTCCATACAGAGCAAGCGGCTTGCCAACTGCCTCTTTGACGCTGCCAAGGCGCACGGCCTCAGGATGCGACAGCCCATGGCACAGCAGAAGTTCTGGCCACAGAACCTCTACGTGCTGAACAACACGCAGTGCCCGGCTGTCCTGACAGAGAATCTCTTCCAGGACAATCTGGACGACGTGGACTTCCTGCTGAGCGATGAAGGCCGTCACGTCATAGAGCGGCTGCATATTGAAGGTATCATCAAATACATTGAGAGCTTATGAAACAATGGCAAATCATCACTTTCTGGGTGGCATGGATGATAATCTTCCTAATGCTGTCTTCCTGCACCACTACACGCTATATAGAGGTGCCGAAAGTGAGAGAGGTGGTCGCCCATCAGCGTGACACACTCACGATGCGCGACTCTGTCTATGTGCATGACAGCATCATGGTTTCGCTCAAAGGCGACACCGTGATGGTGGAGAAGTTCAACATCGTCTATCGTGACCGCTGGCGCGAACGAGTGCGCATTGACTCGTTCATCCAGCACGATACCATCACCGTAATCAAGGAGGTGCAGAAACCTCCCAATGCCTGGCAGCAGACAAAGATGCGGTTTGGCAGCATACTGATTTGGATATTGATCGCCACAGTTTCTTTTGTTGTAACCAGAATACTCATAGTCCTGTGCAAGAGGGGTTGAAACTAAGGTTTCAGCCCCTTTAAATGTTAAAAATGCAACTATATAACAAAAAAGTTACTTAAAAATTTGGCCGTTTATAACTTTTTTGTTACTTTTGCATCGTCCAATAAGGACAAAGAGATCTTAAACATTATGAAAACATCCGAGTTATTAAACATCCTGAGAGACAACGACTGTTTCTTGGAAAAACACGGAGGTCGGCACGACAAATGGAGGAACCGCAAGACAGGCGAATTCGAATGGGTGCCGAGGCACGCTGCAGAAGTTCATAAGGGACTTGCGCAGAAAATCTTGAAAAAGTTGGTCGGGGAATAACCCCGGCCACTTTAAAAAGACCAAGGTGCCGTTTCACATGAGAGAGGTCTCTTTTTATCGAGAATCTAAAAAAAATGTCGATGATATGAAAAAGGTAATTGTAACAATCGCGCAGGCTGAAGACGGCACCTTCTGGTGTCATACTGAGCAAGACGTGTACGGTGGAGGTCTGAATGGAGCAGGTAGTACCGTAAAGGATGCAAAAGACGACTTGATGCTATGCTTGGAAGATGCAAAGGCAGACTTCGTTGAAAATGGCGGGAAACCTTACGAAGTGGAGTTTTGTTAC
The sequence above is a segment of the Prevotella sp. E9-3 genome. Coding sequences within it:
- a CDS encoding pilus assembly protein HicB, with translation MKKVIVTIAQAEDGTFWCHTEQDVYGGGLNGAGSTVKDAKDDLMLCLEDAKADFVENGGKPYEVEFCYQYDLQSFFEYFSFLNVTEIAKRAGINPSLMRQYTRGIKNAGEKTYSRLAECMGNITKELSAASFR
- a CDS encoding N-acetylmuramoyl-L-alanine amidase: MDKNSVVTILGTPHRLREAVKQSPDGRLHECIYGREIVKEIAVKLQAMGYHVMIDFEPLDLPRNMQSQSPKVERQRELALRVNFVNEVCRQEGAKNVVYVSIHVDASGDDGKWHDPNGWSVRVSTNASIQSKRLANCLFDAAKAHGLRMRQPMAQQKFWPQNLYVLNNTQCPAVLTENLFQDNLDDVDFLLSDEGRHVIERLHIEGIIKYIESL
- a CDS encoding type II toxin-antitoxin system HicA family toxin, yielding MKTSELLNILRDNDCFLEKHGGRHDKWRNRKTGEFEWVPRHAAEVHKGLAQKILKKLVGE